The following proteins are co-located in the Calliphora vicina chromosome 2, idCalVici1.1, whole genome shotgun sequence genome:
- the LOC135950207 gene encoding uncharacterized protein LOC135950207, whose translation MGKIFNEIKYFLKALMCFLAASLIVPIILVTLIFVHYSNELVNYVLSIKYPQISISKTKKIRSLIDTTRNAGIFNFLIQVKGPCDFVQIKRYYEEHLTSARNKTGHLKFPKLRQQLVNCWSHYGWVKDTSSFNLNNHILLNTSPHRGYAVNDANIQDFISDLVTKYIPSDLPQWQVIVIPAATKSAQSQEENDAETDQDEHYYILLKIHHLVIADEDDLHISEMLMLKDDSDKPIVEIGGITRRNSKLNDISSFIRKPQHIENLLKHIGFVIINQWNKFIYEFESLETPDGIIGLKITNLSQLLSVLLIIAVNVFVDYWKTMTSKQKKKSLRKHQEAEGRYKIITKLLAKEVDKRHLSWKVANDAVRSSLQLSNLTKTWAKILWQANVNSVMSIPYYVYLELLALRDLIFKGETRHITTYCSRLSVYIPLLIYAQMELIKICYEIFKAPVNIYEELFQYPSNEENKLHKMSYSGRKIVSFSKSIDGKQLRKRLKFSDEIRESDYVISCLSAAIYDYFEYYAKEVPVPKILNTTCRTMGKGYLTDNLGDKTDFIGGVVFLQLPLKVPDREHARQIHSIIEQIRRKQIMIYLASLGQTKYDMLTSIFPSVLTKICINYFSSNFPVTITEIHGENSEFQTLWGQTVEDVLLFRPPQSKTCLSLNIHRFGEKFRLAVMADTQLGPDHSIITRSFENYMETVTL comes from the exons ATGGGAAA aatattcaatgaaattaaatattttctgaagGCATTGATGTGTTTTTTAGCGGCTAGTCTAATAGTGCCCATTATTTTAGTAACATTAATCT TCGTTCATTACAGTAACGAATTGGTAAATTATGTACTTTCAATTAAATATCCTCAAATATCAATCTCAAAAACGAAAAAGATACGTTCCCTCATTGACACGACACGAAATGCTGGCATTTTCAATTTCCTAATACAAGTGAAAGGACCATGTGATTTCGTTCAAATTAAGCGATATTATGAAGAACATTTAACCAGTGCACGAAATAAAACAGGACATCTGAAATTTCCCAAATTAAGACAACAGCTGGTGAATTGTTGGAGTCATTACGGCTGGGTGAAGGATACAAG TTCGTTTAATCTCAATAACCACATTTTGCTAAACACTTCACCCCATCGGGGATATGCTGTAAATGACGCCAATATTCAAGACTTTATTAGCGATTTAGTCACCAAGTATATACCATCGGATTTGCCACAATGGCAAGTTATTGTAATACCTGCAGCTACGAAGTCTGCGCAGAGTCAGGAAGAAAATGATGCAGAAACTGATCAA GACGAACACTATTACATTCTCTTGAAAATACACCATTTAGTAATAGCCGATGAGGATGATCTTCACATTAGCGAAATGTTAATGTTGAAAGATGATAGCGATAAGCCAATAGTTGAAATCGGTGGTATTACCAGACGAAACTCTAAATTAAATGATATTTCATCTTTTATACGTAAACCGCAGcacatagaaaatctattgaaACATATCGGCTTTGTGATTATTAACCAGTGGAATAAATTTATCTACGAATTTGAATCTTTGGAAACTCCCGATGGTATAATTGGTTTAAAAATCACAAATCTGTCACAGTTGCTTTCAGTTCTGCTAATTATAGCTGTGAACGTATTTGTGGATTATTGGAAAACTATGacatctaaacaaaaaaagaaatcttTACGCAAACATCAAGAGGCAGAAGGCAGGTATAAGATTATAACCAAGCTGTTGGCGAAAGAAGTCGACAAGCGACATCTGTCATGGAAAGTGGCAAATGATGCAGTTCGTAGTTCCCTGCAGTTatcaaatttaaccaaaacatggGCGAAAATTCTGTGGCAAGCAAATGTTAATAGTGTGATGTCGATACCCTATTACGTCTACCTTGAACTCTTAGCATTGAGGgatttaatatttaaaggagaaactagacacatcaCGACCTACTGCAGCCGTTTATCGGTTTATATACCATTGTTAATATATGCTCAAATGGAACTCATTAAAATCtgctatgaaatatttaaagctCCCGTCAATATTTATGAAGAACTATTCCAATATCCTTCAAATGAAGAGAATAAATTACACAAAATGTCTTATTCGGGTCGGAAGATCGTGTCGTTTAGCAAGTCTATAGATGGCAAGCAGTTGCGAAAACGTTTGAAATTTAGCGACGAAATTCGCGAATCAGATTATGTTATCTCCTGTTTGTCCGCAGCCATTTACGATTACTTTGAATATTATGCCAAAGAAGTACCCGTACCAAAAATTCTTAATACCACTTGCCGTACCATGGGAAAGGGATATTTGACCGATAATCTGGGCGATAAGACTGATTTTATCGGCGGTGTTGTCTTCCTGCAATTGCCATTGAAAGTACCCGATCGCGAGCATGCAAGACAAATTCACTCGATAATCGAACAAATTCGCCGCAAACAAATCATGATATATTTGGCGTCATTGGGTCAAACTAAATATGACATGTTAACGTCCATCTTCCCCAGTGTGCTGacaaaaatatgcataaattatttttcatcaaatttcCCAGTTACAATAACGGAAATACATGGCGAGAATTCTGAATTTCAGACATTGTGGGGTCAAACGGTTGAAGATGTTTTACTTTTCCGTCCACCACAATCCAAAACAT gtCTTTCATTGAATATACAtcgttttggtgaaaaattccGTTTGGCAGTCATGGCAGATACTCAGCTTGGTCCAGATCATTCAATTATAACACGTTCGTTTGAAAATTATATGGAGACTGTTACCTTATAA